From the genome of Tachysurus vachellii isolate PV-2020 chromosome 2, HZAU_Pvac_v1, whole genome shotgun sequence, one region includes:
- the ptprea gene encoding receptor-type tyrosine-protein phosphatase epsilon isoform X1, with amino-acid sequence MVPVLLLVTVSTSIPLTTNTTNDNGGLTSPHILPTLLVLSLLVLIVTLVACYCLRFKNRQKADITVVDKKIPNGILEEQEAQTVVLLPRSPSTSKKYLPIPVENLEDEYRIRSADDGKLLREEYNSLPGGNPQGTYEEANKDDNKEKNRYPNILPYDHSRVVLTQIDSIPHSDYINASYIDGYKDKNKFIAAQGPKHETVADFWRMIWEQKTSTIVMLTNLKERKEDKCYQYWPDKGCWTYGNMRVAVEDITVLVDYTIRKFCVQYQASDGSKTPRLVTQLHFTSWPDFGVPFSPIGMLKFLKKVKQVNPSYAGPIVVHCSAGVGRTGTFIVIDAMIDMMYEEQKTDVFGFVSRIRDQRSQLVQTDMQYSFIYQALLEYFLYGDTELDVSSLEGHLHKLHNTSAPLDRLGLEEEFKKLTNMRIMKENMRTGNLPANMKKNRVLQIIPYDFNRVILSMRRGQEFTDYINASFIDGYRQKDYFIATQGPLPHTVEDFWRMVWEWKCHSIVMLTELQEREQDKCCQYWPTEDSVKYGDYTVEIKADTQCDDTFSLRDLVLTHDPEKETRLVRHFHFHGWPEIGIPAEGKGMIDIIAAVQKQQQQSGNHPIVVHCSAGAGRTGTFIALSNILERVKAEGLLDVFQTVKSLRMQRPHMVQTVEQYDFCYRVVQDFVDIFSDYANFK; translated from the exons ATGGTCCCAGTTCTGCTTTTGGTAACAGTGTCAACCTCCATTCCACTCACTACAAACACCACAAATG ACAACGGAGGGCTCACCAGCCCTCATATCCTGCCCACACTGCTCGTACTCTCACTGCTAGTGCTCATCGTGACTCTGGTAGCCTGCTACTGCCTCAg GTTCAAAAACCGCCAAAAAGCCGACATCACTGTAGTCGACAAGAAGATACCAAATGGCATTCTGGAAGAACAAG AGGCACAGACGGTGGTTTTGTTGCCAAGATCGCCTTCCACATCGAAAAAGTATCTCCCCATTCCCGTAGAAAACTTAGAGGACGAGTACCGCATCCGATCGGCTGACGATGGGAAACTCTTGCGCGAAGAATACAAC TCGTTACCAGGCGGAAACCCACAAGGCACATATGAAGAGGCAAACAAAGATGATAACAAAGAGAAGAACAGATATCCCAATATTCTTCCTT ATGATCATTCCAGAGTAGTGCTGACACAGATAGACAGCATTCCACACTCGGATTATATAAACGCTTCATATATAGAC GGCtacaaagataaaaacaaattcatCGCAGCACAAG GACCAAAACATGAAACAGTTGCTGATTTCTGGAGAATGATATGGGAGCAGAAAACATCTACAATTGTCATGCTGACCAacttaaaagagagaaaagaa GACAAGTGTTATCAATATTGGCCTGACAAGGGGTGCTGGACTTATGGGAACATGCGTGTAGCTGTGGAGGACATCACCGTGCTGGTTGACTACACGATACGCAAATTCTGTGTGCAATAT caAGCTAGTGATGGCTCTAAAACCCCTCGTCTGGTCACACAGCTGCACTTCACCAGCTGGCCAGACTTTGGCGTGCCCTTCTCGCCTATTGGCATGCTCAAGTTCCTCAAGAAAGTCAAGCAGGTGAACCCATCATATGCAGGTCCCATCGTGGTGCACTGCAG cGCTGGGGTTGGAAGGACAGGTACCTTCATCGTAATCGACGCAATGATTGACATGATGTATGAGGAACAAAAGACTGATGTATTTGGGTTTGTGTCCAGAATCAGGGACCAGCGATCACAACTTGTACAGACAGAC ATGCAGTACTCATTCATCTACCAGGCCCTGCTGGAGTACTTCCTTTACGGGGACACTGAGTTGGATGTGTCCTCTTTAGAGGGACATCTGCACAAACTGCACAACACCAGTGCACCACTCGACCGTCTGGGGCTCGAGGAAGAGTTTAAG AAGCTGACCAACATGCGGATTATGAAGGAAAACATGAGAACGGGAAACCTACCAGCAAATATGAAGAAGAACCGAGTGCTCCAGATTATTCCAT ATGATTTTAACAGAGTGATCCTATCCATGAGGAGAGGGCAGGAATTCACTGACTACATTAATGCATCTTTTATtgat GGCTACAGGCAAAAAGACTACTTCATTGCGACACAAGGTCCTTTACCCCACACGGTTGAAGATTTCTGGAGGATGGTTTGGGAATGGAAATGCCATTCTATAGTCATGCTTACAGAACTCCAAGAAAGagaacag gatAAGTGTTGTCAGTACTGGCCCACAGAAGACTCTGTGAAATATGGAGACTACACAGTGGAAATCAAAGCTGATACTCAGTGTGATGACACTTTTAGTCTCAGAGACCTGGTACTCACACATGacccg GAGAAGGAGACACGATTGGTCCGTCACTTCCACTTTCACGGCTGGCCGGAGATTGGAATTCCAGCAGAGGGGAAGGGAATGATCGACATCATTGCTGCGGTGCAGAAACAGCAACAGCAATCAGGCAACCACCCCATCGTCGTACATTGCAG TGCTGGAGCGGGTCGGACCGGTACGTTTATTGCCCTCAGTAATATTCTGGAGCGTGTGAAAGCAGAGGGCCTGCTGGATGTCTTTCAGACTGTGAAGAGTTTGCGAATGCAGCGGCCACACATGGTGCAGACTGTG GAACAGTATGACTTCTGCTACAGAGTGGTACAGGACTTTGTCGACATTTTCTCAGACTATGCCAATTTTAAATGA
- the ptprea gene encoding receptor-type tyrosine-protein phosphatase epsilon isoform X2, whose translation MRKNSLNFKWFKNRQKADITVVDKKIPNGILEEQEAQTVVLLPRSPSTSKKYLPIPVENLEDEYRIRSADDGKLLREEYNSLPGGNPQGTYEEANKDDNKEKNRYPNILPYDHSRVVLTQIDSIPHSDYINASYIDGYKDKNKFIAAQGPKHETVADFWRMIWEQKTSTIVMLTNLKERKEDKCYQYWPDKGCWTYGNMRVAVEDITVLVDYTIRKFCVQYQASDGSKTPRLVTQLHFTSWPDFGVPFSPIGMLKFLKKVKQVNPSYAGPIVVHCSAGVGRTGTFIVIDAMIDMMYEEQKTDVFGFVSRIRDQRSQLVQTDMQYSFIYQALLEYFLYGDTELDVSSLEGHLHKLHNTSAPLDRLGLEEEFKKLTNMRIMKENMRTGNLPANMKKNRVLQIIPYDFNRVILSMRRGQEFTDYINASFIDGYRQKDYFIATQGPLPHTVEDFWRMVWEWKCHSIVMLTELQEREQDKCCQYWPTEDSVKYGDYTVEIKADTQCDDTFSLRDLVLTHDPEKETRLVRHFHFHGWPEIGIPAEGKGMIDIIAAVQKQQQQSGNHPIVVHCSAGAGRTGTFIALSNILERVKAEGLLDVFQTVKSLRMQRPHMVQTVEQYDFCYRVVQDFVDIFSDYANFK comes from the exons ATGAGAAAAAACAGCCTTAATTTCAAATg GTTCAAAAACCGCCAAAAAGCCGACATCACTGTAGTCGACAAGAAGATACCAAATGGCATTCTGGAAGAACAAG AGGCACAGACGGTGGTTTTGTTGCCAAGATCGCCTTCCACATCGAAAAAGTATCTCCCCATTCCCGTAGAAAACTTAGAGGACGAGTACCGCATCCGATCGGCTGACGATGGGAAACTCTTGCGCGAAGAATACAAC TCGTTACCAGGCGGAAACCCACAAGGCACATATGAAGAGGCAAACAAAGATGATAACAAAGAGAAGAACAGATATCCCAATATTCTTCCTT ATGATCATTCCAGAGTAGTGCTGACACAGATAGACAGCATTCCACACTCGGATTATATAAACGCTTCATATATAGAC GGCtacaaagataaaaacaaattcatCGCAGCACAAG GACCAAAACATGAAACAGTTGCTGATTTCTGGAGAATGATATGGGAGCAGAAAACATCTACAATTGTCATGCTGACCAacttaaaagagagaaaagaa GACAAGTGTTATCAATATTGGCCTGACAAGGGGTGCTGGACTTATGGGAACATGCGTGTAGCTGTGGAGGACATCACCGTGCTGGTTGACTACACGATACGCAAATTCTGTGTGCAATAT caAGCTAGTGATGGCTCTAAAACCCCTCGTCTGGTCACACAGCTGCACTTCACCAGCTGGCCAGACTTTGGCGTGCCCTTCTCGCCTATTGGCATGCTCAAGTTCCTCAAGAAAGTCAAGCAGGTGAACCCATCATATGCAGGTCCCATCGTGGTGCACTGCAG cGCTGGGGTTGGAAGGACAGGTACCTTCATCGTAATCGACGCAATGATTGACATGATGTATGAGGAACAAAAGACTGATGTATTTGGGTTTGTGTCCAGAATCAGGGACCAGCGATCACAACTTGTACAGACAGAC ATGCAGTACTCATTCATCTACCAGGCCCTGCTGGAGTACTTCCTTTACGGGGACACTGAGTTGGATGTGTCCTCTTTAGAGGGACATCTGCACAAACTGCACAACACCAGTGCACCACTCGACCGTCTGGGGCTCGAGGAAGAGTTTAAG AAGCTGACCAACATGCGGATTATGAAGGAAAACATGAGAACGGGAAACCTACCAGCAAATATGAAGAAGAACCGAGTGCTCCAGATTATTCCAT ATGATTTTAACAGAGTGATCCTATCCATGAGGAGAGGGCAGGAATTCACTGACTACATTAATGCATCTTTTATtgat GGCTACAGGCAAAAAGACTACTTCATTGCGACACAAGGTCCTTTACCCCACACGGTTGAAGATTTCTGGAGGATGGTTTGGGAATGGAAATGCCATTCTATAGTCATGCTTACAGAACTCCAAGAAAGagaacag gatAAGTGTTGTCAGTACTGGCCCACAGAAGACTCTGTGAAATATGGAGACTACACAGTGGAAATCAAAGCTGATACTCAGTGTGATGACACTTTTAGTCTCAGAGACCTGGTACTCACACATGacccg GAGAAGGAGACACGATTGGTCCGTCACTTCCACTTTCACGGCTGGCCGGAGATTGGAATTCCAGCAGAGGGGAAGGGAATGATCGACATCATTGCTGCGGTGCAGAAACAGCAACAGCAATCAGGCAACCACCCCATCGTCGTACATTGCAG TGCTGGAGCGGGTCGGACCGGTACGTTTATTGCCCTCAGTAATATTCTGGAGCGTGTGAAAGCAGAGGGCCTGCTGGATGTCTTTCAGACTGTGAAGAGTTTGCGAATGCAGCGGCCACACATGGTGCAGACTGTG GAACAGTATGACTTCTGCTACAGAGTGGTACAGGACTTTGTCGACATTTTCTCAGACTATGCCAATTTTAAATGA